A genome region from Nitrospirota bacterium includes the following:
- a CDS encoding CBS domain-containing protein: MEIMVTVSQLMTRDLVTIEAGTSVVEVAKLMKDRQIGSVFVERDGEIVGIVTEPDIVRKVVGADRGPYFIPVEEIMSAPVIGIDERRPVTEAADLMEQHRTRHLAVRRGERIVGVLSVRDLLHPVSIDEF, encoded by the coding sequence ATGGAGATCATGGTAACCGTCAGCCAATTGATGACACGGGATCTGGTGACGATCGAAGCCGGCACGTCGGTGGTCGAGGTCGCGAAGTTGATGAAGGACAGGCAGATCGGCAGCGTGTTCGTCGAGCGGGACGGCGAGATCGTCGGGATCGTGACCGAACCGGACATCGTCCGAAAGGTCGTCGGGGCCGACCGCGGACCGTACTTCATCCCGGTGGAAGAGATCATGAGCGCGCCGGTGATCGGCATCGACGAGCGCCGTCCGGTGACGGAAGCGGCGGATCTGATGGAACAGCATCGGACCCGTCATCTGGCGGTCCGGCGAGGCGAGAGAATCGTGGGCGTCTTATCGGTGAGAGATCTCCTGCACCCGGTGTCGATCGATGAATTCTAG
- a CDS encoding phosphate-starvation-inducible PsiE family protein has product MAKPDTVFPGLHWIPVARFFRAAERVAETDLTVLWRKGIRLVLSLLILTILAGLAGGVVKTFLDLRLLFHAAVEVALRQVIIDTLVLLALVEVFKTTFAYFSEGRVKVTFIVDTVLVMMLTEVLSQWFKDGPWARLAVLGAILLTLGAMRVVAVRYSPTQGDASTRSHESLF; this is encoded by the coding sequence ATGGCGAAACCGGACACGGTGTTTCCGGGATTGCACTGGATTCCCGTCGCTCGGTTCTTCCGTGCGGCCGAACGCGTGGCAGAAACCGATCTCACGGTCCTCTGGAGAAAAGGCATCCGGCTGGTTCTCAGCCTGTTGATCCTGACCATCTTGGCCGGGCTCGCCGGCGGAGTGGTCAAGACATTCCTCGACCTCCGTTTGCTGTTCCACGCCGCCGTGGAAGTCGCGCTGCGCCAGGTCATCATCGATACCTTGGTTCTCCTGGCGCTTGTGGAAGTGTTCAAGACCACCTTCGCCTATTTCTCGGAAGGGCGGGTCAAAGTGACGTTTATCGTGGACACGGTTCTGGTCATGATGCTGACCGAAGTGCTCTCGCAATGGTTCAAAGACGGACCGTGGGCGCGCCTCGCGGTGCTGGGCGCCATTCTGCTGACATTGGGGGCGATGCGGGTGGTGGCGGTCCGATACTCGCCCACGCAGGGCGACGCCTCGACACGGTCGCACGAGTCGCTGTTTTGA
- a CDS encoding PstS family phosphate ABC transporter substrate-binding protein, giving the protein MRAAGAEQADLVRIDGSSTVFPVTEAVAEEFQKTNRGTVRVTVGISGTGGGFKKFCRGETDIQDASRPILADEMAACRKNNIRYSELPVAFDAITIVVSRQNTWADAVTVEELKRMWEPSAQGRVTRWRQIRPSWPDAPLKLFGAGADSGTFDYFTEAVVGTAKASRGDYTSSEDDNTLAQGVARDRQALGYIPLAYFEFSRDKLRAVAVDAGNGPVMPSRETVENGTYQPLSRPIFIYVNADSARRPGVKQFVEFYLTKASTLVPQTNYVPLSPQDYRLALDHFHNGKLGTAFQGGRTVGVAIRELLRRDAKL; this is encoded by the coding sequence ATGCGCGCGGCGGGCGCCGAACAAGCCGACCTGGTGAGGATCGACGGGTCCAGCACGGTTTTTCCTGTGACCGAGGCGGTGGCCGAAGAATTTCAAAAGACCAACCGCGGAACCGTGAGAGTGACGGTCGGCATTTCGGGAACGGGCGGCGGATTCAAAAAGTTCTGTCGCGGCGAAACCGATATCCAGGATGCGTCGCGGCCGATCCTGGCGGATGAAATGGCGGCGTGCCGAAAGAACAACATCCGCTACTCTGAATTGCCCGTCGCTTTCGACGCGATCACCATCGTCGTCAGCCGTCAGAACACCTGGGCCGACGCCGTTACGGTGGAGGAACTCAAACGAATGTGGGAACCGTCGGCTCAAGGGCGGGTGACGCGATGGCGGCAGATTCGCCCATCGTGGCCGGATGCGCCGCTCAAGTTGTTCGGGGCCGGCGCCGATTCGGGCACGTTCGACTATTTCACCGAGGCCGTCGTCGGCACAGCCAAAGCCAGCCGGGGCGATTATACGAGCAGCGAGGACGACAACACCCTCGCGCAGGGCGTTGCCAGGGACAGACAGGCCCTCGGGTATATTCCTCTGGCGTATTTCGAATTCAGCAGGGACAAACTGAGAGCCGTCGCGGTGGATGCAGGCAACGGTCCGGTCATGCCTTCCCGGGAAACCGTAGAGAACGGGACGTATCAGCCGTTGTCCCGCCCGATCTTCATCTACGTCAACGCCGACTCGGCCCGCCGGCCCGGCGTGAAACAGTTCGTCGAGTTTTATCTGACGAAAGCCTCGACGCTGGTCCCCCAGACGAATTATGTGCCGTTGTCTCCGCAGGACTACCGCCTGGCGCTCGACCATTTTCACAACGGCAAACTCGGGACTGCCTTCCAGGGAGGCCGGACGGTGGGAGTCGCCATCCGGGAGCTGCTCCGGCGCGACGCGAAACTTTGA